gctcacaaccatccgtaacgagatctgactccctcttctggagtgtctgaggacagctgcagtgtacttacatataataaataaataaataaataaatcaaaaaaaaaaaaaaaaaaaaaaaagaatggcagaaacatgggctggtgacatggctcaggggttaaagtGCTCGCTCCACAAATCTGAGAACCTGACTTGACATCACCAGAAACCTGTGTAAATGGTGGATAGAGGCCAGGTCGACTGAGCAGCCTCCCGTGATTCTGGTCCCCAGAGACCTGGCAAGAATCCAAAACTAATGGTAGCACTGAGTGCTGGGTTTGACTGAGAGAGCCTGCCTCACTTGTAAGCAGGAAGAGTGATCCAGGATGAATCCTGACATTGACTTTGGGCCTCCACATGCACCCCCACACAATGTGCACATGCACCAACATACATGTCCATACATTCAAAACTATGTATATGCCatacactctaccactgagttgtaTCCCCAAAcctccttttatttttcattctgaaaattaagtcttgctatgttgcccagactggcctcaaattcattctgtagcccaggtggCAATCGTTGGCTTGGTGACCCTCCTGCCACCCAATCTTTCCAGTGAGTGGGATCACAGCACAGGCCTGTGCCAGGCGCAACACTTTAGACATTTTGAAGACGTCACAGAGAGTaggacatagatattcagaataaaaCCTCCacttgggggctagagagatggctcagcaattaaaattaCTAGCTTCTCTTCCAGTGGATGCAGGATCAATTCTCAGTACGCAAGTTGCAGCCCACAACAGTCtagtaattccagtcccaggggatcagatgccctcttctgacctcctccagcaccaggcatgcacatggtataccAACATCCACACACAGGCCAAACACCCAAActcatataataaaattaaaagccaatacaaacatacaaaaacaaaaaacaaaacaaaacacacccacCCCTCCAGATAgagtttcaggatttttttttaaatttaattttaggcCCTGAAACAAACCAACCCCCAGTCTCAGCTGATTTTGGAAGGGAAAGGGAATCTCAGCTGGATTAGAACTCTAACACGGTGGATGTTAAGTCTGAAACCTAACCCTTTCCGTTGGTTTCTGAGTAGGAAAGAACCAAGCATTGTGCCTTCTGTGCAGGAGGTAGGTATCTGCTGGCCTCTAGGGTGCAAACACCATGGAGGGTAAAGGACAGTGAGTGCACCCCTGCCGGCAGCCGGCTTGTGGCTCCATCAGACCCACCCTCCCCTCAGCTGACTCTGTCCGTGCATCCCACTGTGCAGCTTTCAGCCACGCCTCTGTCTCCAGCCTGTCACTGTTGCATGCTGAAGTGCTTATCTGCAGCTTTGTCTTCATTCCACTTGTGCTTGCAATAAAATCTCGTCTGCTGACTTCtgccatccacccacccacccatagaAGACATTCCATAACAACTCCAAGCCAATTTCTAAGAGTTCCCTAAGCCCTATGGCTCCTGATACTATGCGTAGATAGACTGGGATAACTCATGTTCTGGGCTGGGAACATGATCggtagttggtagagtgcttgtctagcattcaCAAGTACTGGATTTAATCTCCAATGTGGCAAAACCTGGGCAGGGTTGCTGTTacagtttgtatatgctcagcccagggtatggaactattagaaggtgtggccctgttggagtaggtgtggtcttattggagtaggtgtgtcactgtgggtgtgagctttaagactggcctggaagccagtgttctgctagcagccttcagatgaagatgtacaactcttagctcctcttgcaccatgcctacctggaatctgccatgttctcaccttgatgatactggactgaacctctgaacctataagccagccccaaatatatgttgtgctttataagacttgtcttggtcatggtgtctgttcacagcagtaaaaccctaactaagacatgctgTAACCCTAGCATTAGAAAAGTCAAGACAGTAGGATTAGAGAGTTCAAAGACATCCTTTGCTACATGGCAAGTTTGAACATGAAGTCAGCATAGGTTACAAGAGACCCTTccagaaaaagaacagagaaggaggaggaggaggaggaggaggaggaggaggaggaggaggaggaggaggatcagtaggttcagaagaaataaaaggaaaagcaagcagTAAAAGGCCTATGGTTTGGATTCAACAGACATCTGTGCAGGCTTCGCTGTTTCACACAAGCTCTTTTGAGCTTGGGAGCCTCAAAAGAGTAGCTGCTTCATTGGGAGAGATGGCGCTGCTTCATTGGGAGGGATGGCGCAGCTTTTAAGAGCTTGCATTGCTCTTGACTAGGATTCACATTTGATCCCTAGCATCCACGTTGGGctgctcataactgcctgtaactccagctccaggggatccaactcctcctacctctgcaggctcctgcacccacatgcacatactcatacatgttcatagtctttaaaaaatgatgaaataataaatattttttaaaagagttgaTAACTTTTCAATCCAAATAAAGAAGTTTGCTTAATAATCAACACCCCATGATTCATGTGAAGAAACCATCTGGCTTTAttaggatgaaaatggagaggtggGCTGGGCCATATCAGGGCTCTTTACTGACTGCAGCCAAGGATGCTGTTCAccttctgaggctgaggcagactcTTGGCTGCATTCAGTTTGTCTATACTGCTATAGCAGTACAAATTGGGCCCATGGATAAAGTACAAGCTGGAACCATTGGAAGAACATGTGTTGGGGCCAAGAGACTTGTCCAAACACAGGGCCCCATCAACTTTCTCATGGGGCCAGGAAACCTCTGTCCATGTTGCCTGGGCTCCTGACTTCAGGTCCAGCCACCAAAGCCGCCGTCCTGGGAAGAAGACAACAAACTTAATATAGTTTCCATATCATGCAGACCTTGAATTAGCTCTTCTTATGCCCTCCTGGTCATCTATGCCGTGAAAAGTTAAAAGAACAAGACATCCCTTAGTACCCAAAAGCACCTCACCTGATGAGACATAGAGCCTGGAAGAACCAGGGCAGGAAAAGGCTGCATCTATGGTCTCAAGGCTGATCCCAGGAGGGCTCCCAAGTTCCTTCTCCAGCCGCTTTGGATAACCACTTACTAGGTTATTGCCTCCCTTTGTCAGGAAGACATACACTTGAGTGCCCTGGGGAACAAAGGAGAGTAATCAACATAGACCTGTATAGCCTTGTCCCTGTTTCCATCTTAAGCCTTTCTCCCAATACATACCTGGATCAGATAGACTTTATCATCCCAGGAAAAGGCAGCATCTACTGTTGAAGGACCCTGAGGCCAGTGATGAGCAATGGGCCAGCTATGCCATCCATCACGGCTGGAGTCCAGACGCCAGTAGTGGGAGCCTGTGGGATGTTAGAGGTTGTGTCAGTGCTGGTGGTAAAGGCTTTCGTAGTGAAGGGACGGACAATGGATGCAGGTTTGAGTCATGAGAGGGATGGAATGCATCCAGAGGCCCAGAAGGAAGAGGTAGAATGAGTGGAAAGCCATTGGTGTTGGGGCCAGCAGGGGCCTGATAGAGAAGGGATCGTGCCAAAGAACAGACCAGGCTCCTGCAACTGTGGTGCTGGGTGTAaggcatatgcatatatgtgtatggagGAGGACTCATACAGTCATGTATGTGTGCAGAGGACACAGGAGGACGTCAGCTGTCCTGTTCTATCATCCTCTGCCCCATTCGCTCCCTGACTctagagctaggctggcagccagcaagccccaacgATCCTCCCGTCTCTGTTCCCCAACAGTGATGTGGTTGCAGGTGTACATCCTGGTTTATCTGGCTTTTTACACGGATCCTGCAGAATCCCAACTCAGTCCCTCACACTTGAGCAGCTAGCACGCtaactcactgaaccatctctccaacttctTTTATTACGATAATAACTTACAAAAAGAATTAAGactctgagctggagagatggctcagtggttaagagcactgactgctctcccagagatcctgagctcaattcccagggaccacatggtggctcacaaccatcagtaatgggatttgatgctctcttctggagtgtctgaagacagctacagtgtactcatatacctaaaataaataaataaatcttagaaataaTTAAGACTCCCATTTACCTCCCTTTCCTTCATTGCTCTGTAGTTATACTTTTGTTTCTATCCTCCACTGAAATTGTTCCTATCGAGGTGAGCACTATCCTCCAAATCTAATGATTAGTTTCTACCTCCAGGCTCTCAGTAGCATTCGATTGGCCACCACTCATTTtccctttaagacagggtctcaggtctCTTGTATGCTATAGAGCCGTGGGTGGCCTTCAGGAAACTTCATGATCCTTGTGCTTTCACCTGCCATGGCCAATTTATATGGTGCTAGGGATCTAGTCCAGATCTTTGTGCATGGTAAGCAATCTCTACCGGCTGAGCGACAACCCTAACTATTCTGTctacattaaactttaaaaaaaaaaatcttggcttataTGATCCTAGACTCATCCAATTCAGTAGATATCTTTGTGACCATCCTCTTTGGTCTTATATCTAAAGGATCAGAGTCCCTATTTTGTCCTCTCTAAATGCCCTTAACTCCCTTGGTATTCTCACAAATATGCAAAGGACACCTGTGAACTCTTTGTCTCAGACTGACTTCTCCTTTGAACTTTAGGCTCAAATTCAATTGTCTTTCTGACGCATTCATTAGGTCCTATTTGGTACCCCAAACCTAGCAAGTTCCAATtggtctctgctttctctctctctctctctctctctctctctctctctctctctctctctctctcacacacacacacacacacacacacacacacacacacttactttgtCTGTGGTTCTCCCCAGTGATCCTACACACTTACTATAGACTCATAATCTCTGACTCTTACATGTTTTAATTATGACATATAATCAGCTCAGATCTGCATTGTCACAGCATCTATGTTTTATTGCAGCTGTATGTTTTCATTAAGGTGTGCATCATGCTGAGCTACATTCCATGTAGTTGCATATTTTTCACTAGCACTTGTTAATCACAACATATCATATTTGCTTAGTCATTACGAACTAAAAAggtatttctatttttctgtgcCCTTGCCATTTAGACCACTTTTGTTGCATGTATCTCAGGGTGAACGTGATGTGATTGTCCCCTCCCCATTTTGGGGATGTCCTCAGTGTAGAGAGTGTGGTCACCTCCAGCCTGAGGAGTTATATGTCTCTAGATATCAGGAGATGGCTTTTACCAACCGATTACAAAGGTCAAGGTTGGGTCTCTTCCTTGGACTCTCTTTGAAGGGACATCGTAAGGGTCTAGAATactcagtttcttttctgtttcttagcATTGAGGACATCTCATCCCCAAGTGACACCAAGCCCAGAGACCTGGATGTAAGAACTAAGTACCTTGGAAAAATGGGGTTCctgaaataaattaatggaatcCAATATACTCAAAAAAGGCATGTGTACTAGCAAATGACACAAAGAGGCACAGAGTCACAGGGAGATCCAGAAGCAAGCAAGAACCAGGAGTCTCAGTGAGATGCGCAACAACAAGGGATGCAAGCAGGCATGGACACACAGAGCTCCAGAGAGCAAGTGACAGTCAGAGGACTCAGCAGAGCAGGAGAAACATGAGAAGTTACTATGGGTAGAGAGGTCCCACAGAATACACAGACAGGGGTGTAGATGACACTGAGAAGCAGACAGGTAAAAGACATGGAAGGAAGGCCTGGATGATGAGAGATAAGGTTGGACTATGAACCTGAGGAGATGAGGGATGGTATGTGGAGGAGAGATACAAAGGGGCAAATGATAGGATGTGGTGATGAAAGTGGAGAAGCTATGTCTGAAAGGACAGACATAAGTAAAAgagacggggtgggggggggtagaCATGGGGATCTGAGGTCAGCCTCTCACCAGTGAAGGCATAGGTGGCACCGCGATGGTCAGACAGCAGTGCAGTCAGGCCAGGATCTGGGCTACAACGTGAATGCATAGGATGGGTGCTATTTCCATGAGCAGTTCCATTTCTGGGTCTACCATGGCCTGGAAGAGAAACAGGTCATgggaacatgaacacacacatacacacacacacacacacacacacacacacacacacacacacatacacacacacacactgggtagGAGGAATGTGGGCTTCTCCTGTTTGAGGGTAATGGGAAGAGTCACACCTCAGATGCTGGAGCACAGAGTTAAGGTGGGAGATGAGCATATGAGACCAACAAGCTCAGACAGCACAGATAAATTCCAGTGGATCCCAGGGGCTGGGGATTTCTTACCTCTGCCAGGGCAGGATACGAAGTAGTCACGGGCATCCAGAGGGTATCTGGGAGGCACCTCTCCTGTGACAGGGTTGAATCGCAGGAACTTGTTACCCTGGAAGCAGTAGTAGCGTTCAAGCCACCTCAAGGCCGCAGTGCAATTCCCAACAGTTGACCAGGAACGTTCCTTTTGGGTTCTTGTGGCAAAGTCCCAGAACCACTTGCGGTTACCTATGGCCAAGAAATCAAAAATCCTTCGGTGAAGCTGGGTTATGCACACCTTGGGCTTGCACTGGGGCCCAGGGATAGGTTGGTATAGCAGATAACTACATGGAGCAAAGAAGCATAGTTAGCAGTTGAATAAATGGATCAAAAATCAAAAGCCTGCAGCAAGGTGCACATGACCAACCCAGTGAtatgaagagttggggaaagtcAGAGAAAGAGGAAACGAACTGAAATCTGAGGTGGGCATTATACGGTAGACAAGAAAGGAAGCCAAAGACAAATTTGGTAAGCAGGGAATAGTGTGGAGTTTCTGGAGCCAATGTCAGGGGTGTGGGAAGGTCAATAGAGATTTGGTCTTGGTGAGACCATAAGGCCAAGCAAGGAACACAAGTCTGTCCCAGGGCATGAGTAATAAAGGAGAATGAGAGCGGGTCCCTTCATTAAGATGACGTCTACTCCTTAGTCCATTTGACCTCTAGCCTGTAACTGACGGTCCTATCTTCTTTTCCTATAAAGCCAACAGTGGCTCTTCGGCCATCACCATGAGCACCATGACTCCATCTGTGTGCTTGgtttcctgtgtgtgcacaccttGGAAGAAAAGGACGCCTTCACTCTGGCACTCTCCACGGTGGCATTCCACAGCTGCGTCTGGTGGGTATGGGATTCCAGGAAACTCTTCTTGGAACAACTTTGGATACCCGTTTTCCTTCTTTTCAGGAGGGTACACCCAGACTTTGTCTTCctgcagccaaaaaaaaaaaaaaaaaaaaaaaaaaaaacaaaaacaaaaaaaaaaaaaaaaaacaaaaccactgtcTTGGGAACCGTTCACCTCCAGATGCAGTGCATTCACATGCACTTTTGCTCTATTGTGCTTAGACAGTATCTCCTTACAGCATCATGCATTTTCAGGCTGCAGGTGGAGTACAGCATGTTGCCCCTTGTACAATACATACTCTCAGCAAACCAAGCCACCTTACTAAGAATGCACATACACCTGGCTATGTATAACCAGACATGCCCGTGGCACACTTAATTACAGCTCTCTTAGTTTTGGCGAGCACATCCACATGTAGTTATCCTCTAATCACTTGCCCATTCATATATTCATTTGCCCATCTATTTACGGATTCTTTCAAGAAACACGCGCTGAATGACTAGTACAGGCTCAGCACTACAAGAGGCGTTGAACATTCGGGAATGACAAGATCCCTTGAAAACAACTAACTACATCCCCAGCCGTTCAGCCACCAAGataaaaaagaatatcaaaagcacATTGAGAATATGGGGGGAATGTCTAATTATGTCTGGAAAAGCCCCAGAAAGTTTCAGAGTGGAGAGAAAGTATATGGCCAAAGAATTGAAAATGAGTGAGAATTTTCCAAAGGACAGCAGCACAGAGGACTGTAACATGTATAAAGTATTCGGATGACGTTGGATAAACTTATGCGACTGGTACACAGTGAACATGGAAGAAAACAGCAAGAATAGCTCCCTCAGGCCCATGTACACCTGGAACATGGTACCCAAGTACACGATGGTACCTCTACTGAATCAGGAAACACAGAGGAAAGGTCGCTTTTTAAGAAAGATGGTAAATTCATTTAGGAGGATGCTGCATTTGAGGTATCTGGGGAAGAGCTCAGATTTTCAACAAAAAAGTGAAAAGTGATTTCCAAAGCTCAGGGGAGTGATCCAGATCTGGTATCTAGAGCACAGAGCCCTCAAAGCCATGGCAGTGGCTGAAATCACCCAGGGAGGGTACATAAAAAGTCTCTGAGTGGTTCCCCAAGCAACAGACATTTTGGGGCTGGTTGTGCTAGCC
This Mus musculus strain C57BL/6J chromosome 7, GRCm38.p6 C57BL/6J DNA region includes the following protein-coding sequences:
- the Hpx gene encoding hemopexin precursor, whose translation is MARTAVALNILVLLGLCWSLAVASPLPTANGRVAEVENGTKPDSDVPEHCLDTWSFDAATMDHNGTMLFFKGEFVWRGHSGTRELISARWKNPITSVDAAFRGPDSVFLIKEDKVWVYPPEKKENGYPKLFQEEFPGIPYPPDAAVECHRGECQSEGVLFFQGNRKWFWDFATRTQKERSWSTVGNCTAALRWLERYYCFQGNKFLRFNPVTGEVPPRYPLDARDYFVSCPGRGHGRPRNGTAHGNSTHPMHSRCSPDPGLTALLSDHRGATYAFTGSHYWRLDSSRDGWHSWPIAHHWPQGPSTVDAAFSWDDKVYLIQGTQVYVFLTKGGNNLVSGYPKRLEKELGSPPGISLETIDAAFSCPGSSRLYVSSGRRLWWLDLKSGAQATWTEVSWPHEKVDGALCLDKSLGPNTCSSNGSSLYFIHGPNLYCYSSIDKLNAAKSLPQPQKVNSILGCSQ